A genome region from bacterium includes the following:
- a CDS encoding MBL fold metallo-hydrolase: MHVDRFIVGPLETNCYLIRCGKTGESVLVDPGGISSELIASVRGTKLSAVILTHGHFDHIGGLKKIVELTGAPVLIHELDAPMLLDPFENGSFMIGVQVKTVEASSLIADGDTVPCGSSSLRVFHTPGHTEGSVSFAADGEFIISGDTLFRLSVGRWDLPGGSHSQLMESLRTVYSPLPDPIAVFPGHGESTTMGYEKRYNQFMADFDNA; the protein is encoded by the coding sequence ATGCATGTTGACCGGTTCATCGTCGGACCGCTGGAAACCAACTGTTACCTCATCCGGTGCGGAAAGACAGGAGAATCCGTGCTTGTCGATCCGGGCGGCATTTCAAGCGAGCTTATCGCCTCGGTGCGGGGCACGAAGCTCAGCGCTGTCATCCTGACCCACGGCCATTTCGACCATATCGGTGGTTTGAAAAAAATCGTCGAGCTGACCGGCGCACCTGTGCTCATCCACGAGCTCGATGCACCGATGCTCCTCGATCCGTTCGAGAACGGCTCGTTCATGATCGGGGTTCAGGTCAAGACGGTCGAGGCATCCTCACTGATCGCCGACGGCGATACCGTTCCATGCGGATCTTCGTCACTCCGGGTTTTCCACACGCCGGGACATACGGAGGGGAGTGTTTCGTTTGCGGCGGACGGCGAGTTCATCATTTCCGGCGACACTCTTTTCAGGCTTTCGGTGGGAAGATGGGACCTGCCCGGAGGAAGCCATTCACAACTCATGGAGAGTCTCCGCACGGTTTATTCTCCTCTGCCCGATCCGATTGCGGTCTTCCCCGGGCATGGTGAATCGACTACCATGGGATACGAAAAGCGGTATAACCAGTTTATGGCGGATTTCGACAATGCCTGA
- the xerD gene encoding site-specific tyrosine recombinase XerD: MPDSFSVTEYLTYLEVELGLSANTLEAYLHNVNRYISFLAARGTGNPNAVDKQTVLEFIDHLKSLGLSLNSIARNFSAVRSYHLFLYREHLAKGNPTETVELLTIHRNLPDVLSVDEVIRLIEIPDMAEPLGLRDRAMLEFAYATGVRVSELINMTLQNILFDENLVRITGKGSKERIVPLGETAKAKILEYMNHVRPSLAEKRGSKDVLFLNSRGKPLSRMGFWKILRKYVILAGITKHTSPHTLRHSFATHLLEGGANIRVVQELLGHSSISTTEIYTHVDREYLKEVHRSFHPRA, from the coding sequence ATGCCTGACTCTTTCTCTGTCACCGAATACCTCACCTACCTCGAAGTGGAGCTCGGCCTGAGCGCGAACACGCTCGAAGCATATCTGCACAATGTCAATCGCTATATTTCCTTCCTAGCAGCACGGGGAACGGGAAATCCCAATGCGGTCGACAAACAGACCGTGCTCGAGTTCATCGATCACCTCAAATCGCTCGGTTTATCGCTCAACAGCATTGCCCGCAATTTTTCCGCTGTCCGCTCATACCATCTCTTCCTGTACCGCGAGCATCTCGCGAAAGGAAATCCGACCGAAACCGTGGAACTCCTGACCATCCACCGTAACCTGCCCGATGTTCTGAGCGTCGATGAGGTCATACGGCTTATCGAGATACCCGACATGGCAGAACCGCTCGGCCTCCGCGACCGGGCGATGCTCGAATTCGCCTACGCCACCGGAGTCAGGGTTTCGGAGCTCATAAACATGACCCTCCAGAATATCCTGTTCGACGAAAATCTCGTTCGCATAACCGGGAAGGGCTCGAAGGAACGTATCGTTCCCCTCGGAGAAACCGCCAAGGCGAAAATATTGGAGTATATGAACCATGTACGGCCTTCGCTGGCGGAAAAAAGGGGATCGAAAGATGTGCTATTTCTGAACAGCCGCGGAAAACCTCTTTCGCGGATGGGATTCTGGAAAATTCTGAGAAAATACGTCATTCTCGCAGGCATCACGAAGCACACGAGCCCGCACACTCTCCGCCACTCGTTTGCGACCCATCTCCTCGAAGGCGGAGCCAATATCCGGGTCGTGCAGGAACTCCTCGGGCATTCGAGCATTTCCACAACCGAAATTTACACTCATGTCGACCGCGAATACCTGAAAGAAGTACATCGCAGCTTCCACCCGCGCGCCTGA
- a CDS encoding response regulator translates to MELLNRRVIIADDEATTRALMKRIVLSIGHRVVGEAVDGNEAASLYKTIKPDLLLLDIFMPGKNGDEVLRDIIGEFPDACVIIMTSTADSEMVKECIGLGAKNYILKTNTVIKMKDMIEETMKKNPAKHT, encoded by the coding sequence ATGGAACTGCTGAACAGGCGGGTGATTATTGCTGATGATGAAGCAACCACCCGGGCTCTTATGAAGCGTATCGTACTTTCAATCGGGCACAGGGTCGTCGGTGAGGCGGTGGACGGAAACGAGGCTGCCAGCCTCTATAAAACAATAAAACCCGATCTTCTGCTCCTGGATATATTCATGCCCGGGAAAAACGGTGATGAGGTGTTGCGTGATATTATCGGTGAATTCCCCGATGCCTGCGTTATCATAATGACCTCGACCGCCGATTCCGAGATGGTCAAAGAGTGTATCGGACTCGGGGCGAAGAATTACATTCTCAAGACCAATACCGTGATTAAAATGAAGGATATGATCGAGGAGACCATGAAAAAAAATCCTGCGAAACACACGTGA
- a CDS encoding HAMP domain-containing histidine kinase codes for MDIEDLAREHYQVKETITRHSDTLLTELLGYHAAENDRNIQTDLLMKLVMSYASLERQLVELNQLKNKFLGIAAHDLRNPLASIRGFCELLLEDEESLTADQIEMITIMYSASENMLGLVNDLLDVAAIESGKLRLRFGRVSLRSVIEERIRILTIVAQKKSMHIHTSFEDVPECQADQERIGQVIDNLFSNAVKYSPPGSNIHVSLEREGMTAKVGIRDEGPGISEEEQARLFGEFQRLSSRPTGGEKSTGLGLAIVKKIVEAHHGTVSVRSMPGQGSTFSFTVPLE; via the coding sequence ATGGACATTGAAGACCTCGCCCGGGAGCATTATCAGGTCAAAGAGACGATAACACGCCATTCCGATACTTTACTGACCGAACTTCTGGGATACCATGCGGCTGAGAACGACCGTAATATCCAGACGGACCTTCTCATGAAACTCGTCATGAGTTATGCCTCGCTTGAACGGCAGCTCGTGGAGCTTAACCAGCTGAAGAACAAGTTTTTGGGAATAGCGGCGCATGACCTGAGGAATCCGCTCGCTTCGATCCGCGGATTCTGTGAACTGCTCCTCGAAGATGAGGAATCACTGACAGCGGATCAGATAGAGATGATCACGATCATGTATTCCGCCAGTGAAAACATGCTTGGTCTTGTCAACGATCTTCTCGATGTCGCCGCGATAGAGAGCGGGAAACTGCGGCTCCGGTTCGGGCGTGTTTCTCTTCGGAGCGTGATTGAGGAGCGAATCAGGATTCTGACTATCGTCGCTCAAAAGAAAAGCATGCATATACACACCTCGTTTGAGGATGTGCCCGAATGCCAGGCCGACCAGGAGCGGATAGGTCAGGTGATCGACAATCTTTTCAGTAATGCGGTGAAGTATTCTCCTCCCGGTTCGAACATTCATGTTTCTCTTGAGCGCGAGGGGATGACGGCAAAGGTTGGTATTCGTGATGAAGGGCCGGGAATATCCGAAGAGGAACAGGCCAGGCTGTTCGGTGAATTCCAGAGATTGAGCTCTCGTCCGACCGGCGGGGAAAAGAGCACCGGCCTGGGATTGGCCATTGTCAAAAAGATTGTAGAAGCCCACCATGGAACGGTTTCAGTCCGGAGCATGCCCGGTCAGGGATCGACATTCAGTTTCACTGTTCCGCTGGAGTGA
- a CDS encoding MBL fold metallo-hydrolase translates to MTDISNINLNYNRPVKIAEDVYWVGYYDKESGLHCNPYLIVDGDEAVVIDGGSRPDFPTVMMKILQAGIVPSSISALIYQHYDPDLCGSISNFEDIIGRDDLKIISDKENNIFIRHYSVSSPLLTLDDVGNSYTFASGRKLSFVKTPYAHSAGSFVTFDEKTGILFSSDLFGSYAEQWDLNLILGDECQSCHDYNCSKSKSYCPLPDILKFHEIIMTSVKALRYALRQMGKIPYAIIAPQHGSIITKKEDIAVISERLFACKKIGIDGIISD, encoded by the coding sequence ATGACGGATATCTCGAATATCAATCTGAATTACAACCGTCCGGTTAAAATTGCGGAAGATGTCTACTGGGTCGGCTATTACGATAAGGAATCGGGGCTGCACTGCAATCCGTATCTGATCGTCGATGGTGATGAGGCAGTAGTGATCGATGGCGGCAGCCGCCCGGATTTTCCGACGGTCATGATGAAGATACTTCAGGCGGGTATAGTACCCTCATCGATATCCGCCCTCATTTACCAGCATTATGATCCCGATTTATGCGGCAGTATTTCCAATTTTGAGGATATTATCGGGAGGGATGATCTTAAAATCATCTCCGACAAGGAAAATAATATTTTCATCCGGCATTATTCGGTTTCTTCGCCCCTTTTAACTCTCGATGATGTCGGGAATTCATATACATTTGCCTCGGGGAGAAAGCTCTCATTCGTAAAAACTCCCTATGCTCATTCGGCGGGAAGTTTCGTAACGTTTGATGAAAAAACAGGTATTCTTTTTTCGAGCGATCTCTTCGGAAGTTATGCGGAACAATGGGATTTGAATCTCATTCTCGGAGATGAGTGTCAGTCATGTCATGACTACAACTGCTCGAAAAGCAAATCATACTGCCCCTTGCCTGATATTCTCAAATTTCATGAGATCATTATGACCTCTGTTAAAGCATTACGGTATGCGCTCAGACAGATGGGAAAAATCCCATATGCCATTATTGCTCCCCAGCATGGCAGTATTATTACAAAAAAAGAAGATATTGCAGTGATTTCGGAACGATTATTTGCCTGTAAAAAGATAGGCATCGATGGAATAATATCCGATTGA
- a CDS encoding HD domain-containing protein: protein MKQENLRYIRTWFDSYINAFNDGTPNTALIILSKREHILSVMANCRVIAGELGWSGHECDIAEMAGLLHDIGRFSQYAEYGTFIDSDSINHGERGYEVVSGAGILDNLKQGYRRIILDVIRYHNNKKFSNIADPGSHPFIRLVRDCDRLDKFRVVGESIRNRSRESGSGTPLTMEKDGPVNPVIPEKIRRKETVSKKDIHSQLDYYLFQLSYAFDIDYRATYRHMLDGGILDLLMNAVPREQNIIDALELISEYLHNQSGDKKHR, encoded by the coding sequence ATGAAACAGGAAAACCTCAGATACATCCGAACATGGTTTGACAGCTATATCAATGCATTTAACGACGGGACCCCGAATACAGCATTAATAATTCTCTCCAAGCGGGAACATATCCTTTCCGTCATGGCCAACTGCCGTGTCATCGCCGGTGAACTCGGATGGTCCGGTCATGAGTGCGATATTGCCGAAATGGCGGGTCTGCTTCATGATATCGGTCGTTTTTCGCAGTATGCCGAGTATGGGACATTCATCGACAGCGATTCCATCAATCACGGAGAACGCGGTTATGAGGTCGTTTCCGGGGCGGGCATTCTCGATAACCTCAAACAGGGATATCGTCGTATAATTCTCGATGTGATACGATACCACAACAACAAGAAATTCTCAAATATTGCCGATCCTGGCAGCCACCCGTTCATCAGACTCGTTCGTGACTGCGACCGGCTCGATAAATTCAGGGTCGTTGGCGAATCAATTCGCAACCGTTCCCGTGAAAGCGGTTCCGGAACTCCGCTAACGATGGAAAAAGACGGCCCGGTAAACCCGGTCATACCCGAAAAAATCCGCCGGAAAGAAACCGTTTCAAAAAAGGATATCCACTCGCAGCTCGACTATTACCTGTTTCAACTGTCATATGCTTTTGACATCGATTACCGGGCGACATATCGACACATGCTCGACGGGGGTATACTCGATCTCCTGATGAATGCCGTTCCCCGGGAGCAGAACATTATCGATGCGCTGGAACTCATATCGGAGTATCTCCATAATCAGTCCGGAGACAAGAAGCATCGGTGA
- a CDS encoding U32 family peptidase, whose product MHIPELLAPAGSIEAFRAGFNAGADAFYLGYGDFNARRRAKNFTDDEVRLAVDLAHQHGKKIYITLNTLVFDHEIEHLAGVFEHIREIRADAVIVQDWGVIALLRKFYPEIPIHASTQMFCHNSFHAEFLRDRGITRIILPRELKIDEIRSIMERVPLEYEIFIHGAMCFSFSGCCLFSSYRHGESANRGRCRQMCRFPFDDGKGTAYPFSMKDLDSLGHMRELLDLGVAAFKIEGRLKNASYVGETVSAYRALIDAFRDGASLSPDIPRLTKQRRSEAGYLLTGPDYGKLVDKTNPGTSGEVSGEVLSIHEQKIRIMFYSKPLKGLKLRIQDSAGKNLYTGTLLDFSREKSSRDGNVFVWNIRDHIRTSGFKPPFLVYVTGKSTPGNVYREMKKMVDEQMTFEPLALEIDCNADRIEITAHFETFTGDFTERYAITTSQAQSHPLTGAQVERIFSQTDRYPFRIASINCHVDDENLFCPVHSLKSARRSFYRDIYDFYNNIKNRERDRRISALMEYVHSIGHEHISEQKQMTFRYANSPLIGGSAATADFTVHRAESGQIPDVSPSQNVMLLLPLFTPEKKLHDWENWIGKLITHGYTRFMAPTYGWLVLMERYPVAEWIAGPFLYLVNSCAVDYFKQSKIRYFTLSPDLNPDDMGAVAQSGNRLIALNSPREVFATRLSVPDNVYRLHGTSCRPVKYADYTVIEECRKS is encoded by the coding sequence ATGCATATACCAGAGCTTCTTGCACCCGCAGGATCCATCGAGGCATTCCGGGCAGGTTTTAATGCCGGCGCCGATGCCTTTTATCTGGGTTACGGTGATTTCAACGCCCGCAGGCGAGCGAAAAATTTCACCGACGATGAAGTCCGTCTTGCAGTCGATCTGGCGCATCAGCATGGCAAAAAAATCTATATAACCCTCAATACCCTCGTCTTCGACCATGAGATTGAACACCTTGCCGGTGTGTTTGAACACATCAGGGAAATTCGCGCCGATGCGGTGATTGTCCAGGACTGGGGAGTCATCGCGCTGCTCAGGAAATTCTATCCCGAAATACCAATCCATGCTTCGACCCAGATGTTCTGCCATAACTCGTTCCATGCGGAATTTCTCAGGGATCGGGGAATCACACGGATCATTCTGCCGCGGGAACTGAAAATCGACGAAATCAGGAGTATAATGGAACGGGTTCCCCTCGAATACGAGATATTCATCCACGGCGCCATGTGTTTTTCATTTTCGGGATGCTGCCTGTTTTCCTCGTATCGTCACGGCGAATCGGCAAACCGCGGAAGATGCAGGCAGATGTGCCGTTTCCCCTTCGATGACGGTAAAGGAACGGCGTATCCGTTTTCGATGAAAGACCTCGATTCCCTCGGCCATATGCGCGAACTCCTCGATCTGGGAGTGGCAGCATTCAAGATCGAGGGCCGGTTGAAAAACGCCTCGTATGTCGGGGAAACAGTGTCCGCATACCGCGCTTTGATCGATGCCTTTCGTGACGGTGCGTCCCTGTCGCCGGATATTCCCCGTCTGACAAAACAGCGTCGATCCGAAGCGGGATACCTGCTCACCGGCCCCGATTACGGGAAGCTCGTTGACAAAACCAATCCCGGAACATCGGGTGAGGTGTCCGGCGAAGTGCTGTCGATACATGAACAGAAAATAAGGATCATGTTTTATTCAAAGCCGCTGAAAGGATTGAAGCTCCGCATCCAGGACAGTGCCGGGAAAAATTTGTATACCGGGACGCTTCTCGACTTCAGCCGGGAAAAAAGCTCGCGGGACGGCAATGTGTTTGTATGGAATATCCGCGATCACATCCGCACATCGGGATTCAAACCTCCCTTTCTGGTATATGTCACAGGGAAAAGCACACCGGGGAATGTCTACCGTGAAATGAAAAAAATGGTCGATGAACAGATGACGTTCGAGCCTCTGGCGCTCGAAATCGACTGCAACGCGGACAGGATTGAAATCACAGCACATTTTGAAACTTTTACCGGTGATTTCACCGAACGGTATGCTATAACGACATCACAGGCGCAATCACATCCTCTTACAGGCGCTCAGGTCGAACGTATTTTTTCACAAACGGATCGTTATCCTTTCCGGATTGCCTCGATCAACTGCCATGTCGATGATGAGAATCTCTTCTGCCCCGTACATTCACTGAAATCGGCGCGGAGGTCTTTTTACCGGGATATATACGATTTCTACAACAATATCAAAAACCGTGAAAGAGACCGGCGCATTTCGGCGCTCATGGAGTACGTTCATTCCATCGGACACGAACATATATCCGAACAAAAACAGATGACCTTCCGTTATGCAAATTCGCCACTCATCGGCGGTTCGGCGGCCACCGCCGATTTTACCGTCCACCGGGCGGAATCCGGTCAAATCCCTGATGTATCGCCATCGCAGAATGTGATGCTTCTCCTTCCCCTTTTCACACCGGAGAAGAAACTCCATGACTGGGAAAACTGGATCGGAAAACTCATTACGCACGGATACACTCGTTTTATGGCGCCGACATACGGATGGCTCGTGCTGATGGAAAGATACCCCGTGGCTGAATGGATCGCCGGGCCATTTCTCTATCTGGTCAATTCATGTGCGGTCGATTATTTCAAGCAAAGTAAAATAAGATATTTTACCCTGTCTCCCGATTTGAATCCCGATGACATGGGCGCAGTCGCACAGTCAGGAAACCGTCTTATCGCTCTCAATTCCCCCCGAGAGGTTTTCGCAACCCGTTTATCCGTACCGGACAATGTATACCGTTTACACGGAACATCCTGCCGACCGGTGAAATATGCTGATTACACCGTAATCGAAGAATGCCGAAAGAGCTGA
- a CDS encoding methyl-accepting chemotaxis protein: protein MFKNMKLATKIGCGFGILIVIAAIMGYTGWSSLRTVRYNVEIGNGAGQMVTQSLKGRQHEKNFIMRKDKTYLEEAKKLIDEFHVQTAETTSKLKDEKDRETVRQIDGLAETWFKELTEYGVIEGQKTDAEEVMVEQARSAIAEIDKMRADQLKKLVNELAGQKSSAGVKDRVDKAEDASHLAILILEARRQEKNFIIRGDRQSIDTVNKAVVDIVTLCEDLKLRFKDEANDQQADNVIKSTEMYKKAFETYVTYIDAQKKKEENMLAAARSLQEKATGLRDEQSNKMNSAMAGANMLMIGLALGGIIIGILLAFVITKSIVKPINAIIEGLSSGAEQVAAASNEVSSSSQSMAEGASEQASSLEEISSSLEEMTSMTRQNAQNACQADTLAGEAQNSAGKGAETMTRMTEAIDRIKSSSDETAKIIKTIDEIAFQTNLLALNAAVEAARAGEAGMGFAVVAEEVRNLAQRSAEAAKTTSALIEESQSNACDGVIVTKEVANILSEISRIVQKVKQLINEVSTASNEQTQGITQINTAITQMDQVTQTAAASAEESASASEELSSQASELNTMVDVLIAIVGSRNGTGPSKKLPERKKVKALSNGHKKPIKTHTPEKVQQHHNHTATVIKPEDVIPLESEEFEEF, encoded by the coding sequence ATGTTCAAGAACATGAAGCTGGCGACAAAAATCGGATGCGGATTCGGAATATTGATTGTGATAGCAGCGATCATGGGATACACGGGATGGAGCAGCCTGAGAACCGTGCGATACAATGTCGAGATTGGTAATGGCGCCGGCCAGATGGTGACTCAATCCCTGAAAGGCCGTCAGCACGAGAAGAATTTTATTATGAGGAAGGACAAAACATATCTCGAAGAAGCAAAAAAACTCATCGATGAATTTCATGTGCAGACAGCCGAAACCACAAGTAAGCTCAAGGACGAAAAGGATCGTGAAACCGTCCGTCAGATCGATGGTCTCGCCGAAACATGGTTTAAAGAACTGACTGAGTACGGTGTAATCGAGGGGCAGAAGACCGATGCCGAGGAAGTAATGGTCGAGCAGGCTCGTTCCGCGATTGCCGAGATCGACAAGATGCGCGCAGATCAGCTGAAAAAGCTTGTTAACGAACTGGCAGGCCAGAAGTCATCTGCCGGAGTGAAGGATCGAGTTGATAAAGCCGAAGACGCCAGTCATCTCGCAATTCTTATTCTCGAAGCCCGTCGTCAGGAGAAGAACTTCATAATCCGCGGAGACCGTCAGTCGATCGATACGGTTAATAAGGCGGTTGTTGATATCGTTACGTTGTGTGAAGACCTCAAGCTGCGATTCAAGGATGAGGCTAATGACCAGCAGGCCGATAATGTCATTAAGTCCACAGAGATGTATAAAAAAGCTTTTGAAACCTATGTGACGTATATCGATGCGCAGAAAAAGAAGGAAGAAAACATGCTTGCGGCGGCGCGCAGCCTTCAGGAGAAAGCTACCGGACTTCGCGATGAACAGAGTAATAAGATGAATTCGGCCATGGCCGGGGCGAATATGCTGATGATCGGGCTGGCGCTCGGTGGAATAATTATCGGAATCTTACTCGCATTCGTGATCACGAAGAGTATCGTGAAACCGATCAACGCAATAATCGAGGGATTGAGTTCGGGCGCCGAACAGGTGGCGGCTGCATCGAACGAGGTTTCATCGTCCAGCCAGTCGATGGCGGAAGGAGCAAGTGAGCAGGCATCGAGTCTCGAAGAGATATCTTCATCTCTCGAGGAAATGACCTCGATGACCCGTCAGAACGCCCAGAACGCATGTCAGGCCGATACGCTTGCGGGAGAAGCACAAAATTCTGCGGGTAAGGGCGCGGAGACAATGACCCGGATGACCGAAGCAATCGACCGGATAAAGTCATCCTCGGACGAAACGGCCAAGATTATCAAAACAATCGACGAAATCGCGTTCCAGACCAATCTTCTTGCCCTTAATGCCGCGGTGGAAGCCGCCCGCGCCGGCGAGGCTGGCATGGGATTCGCCGTGGTTGCCGAAGAAGTGCGTAATCTTGCACAGCGGAGCGCAGAAGCCGCCAAGACAACATCGGCGCTTATCGAGGAATCCCAGTCGAACGCCTGTGACGGTGTCATAGTGACAAAAGAGGTGGCCAATATTCTTTCCGAAATATCGCGGATTGTACAGAAGGTTAAACAGCTTATCAACGAAGTTTCGACAGCGAGCAACGAACAGACACAGGGTATAACACAGATCAATACCGCTATAACTCAGATGGATCAGGTGACCCAGACAGCTGCGGCCAGCGCAGAAGAATCCGCCTCGGCAAGCGAAGAGCTGTCTTCCCAGGCATCGGAGCTCAACACCATGGTCGATGTTCTCATAGCCATTGTGGGCAGCAGGAACGGAACAGGACCTTCCAAAAAGCTCCCGGAGAGGAAAAAGGTCAAAGCCCTTTCAAACGGACATAAAAAACCGATAAAAACTCACACACCGGAGAAGGTTCAACAACACCACAATCACACGGCGACAGTTATCAAGCCCGAAGATGTGATTCCGCTGGAGAGTGAAGAGTTCGAGGAGTTTTAA